A window of Rhododendron vialii isolate Sample 1 chromosome 11a, ASM3025357v1 contains these coding sequences:
- the LOC131307418 gene encoding probable LRR receptor-like serine/threonine-protein kinase At3g47570 — MSECNALQTIRHRNLLKVLSACFSIDFHGNEFRAIVYEFMANGTQDRWLHQNGVGEHEYLKVIQRLDISIDIASALEYLHCRCESTIIHGDLKPSNVLLDDTMTAHVGDFGLAKIISVASTDVPQHQSNSSAIRGTIGYIAPGLPMPSNNGTSAICCSNSQSRTWFI; from the exons ATGTCAGAATGCAATGCACTTCAAACCATAAGGCATCGAAATCTTTTGAAGGTATTAAGTGCATGTTTTAGCATAGACTTCCATGGTAATGAATTCAGAGCTATAGTATATGAATTCATGGCAAATGGAACACAAGATAGATGGCTTCATCAAAATGGAGTTGGGGAGCATGAGTACCTGAAAGTGATTCAAAGGCTAGACATTTCTATTGATATTGCTTCTGCACTTGAGTATCTTCATTGTCGTTGTGAGTCAACAATCATTCATGGTGATCTAAAGCCAAGTAATGTCCTCTTGGATGATACAATGACTGCCCATGTTGGAGATTTTGGGTTAGCAAAAATTATTTCTGTAGCCTCAACAGATGTACCGCAACATCAAAGCAATTCAAGTGCAATAAGGGGAACAATAGGCTACATCGCTCCAG GACTACCAATGCCCTCCAATAATGGTACCTCCGCAATATGTTGCTCCAACAGCCAATCGAGAACCTGGTTTATTTGA
- the LOC131306978 gene encoding uncharacterized protein LOC131306978 yields the protein MEEGESSEKESQNQRKHGRPPLEKSSLEQEMMLKMQNQIEGLMKHVKAQTPATVEELVQNTDSPFTPEVMGCPLPRKFKMPQLETFNGSTDPLDHLETYKSLMHLQAVPDEVMCRAFPVTLKGSARAWFNKLPPGSIRSFKELSTSFVSYFIAGQRYGKPATHLLTVKQGRWESLREYTTRFNKEVVQIEEADDNVSITAYIAGLYSGQFLYLVSQEPPKTMAELMLRAQKHMNVEEAIYARRTHKRRREAVRKIGGEPRNKKVDSRLSPKRGLARGPPQGKYKQFTPLIATVEQILNNLQDDPNLKWPGKLRSDPSRRAKDKYCRFHRDHRHNTDDCIDLKQQIGDLIQRGRLQRFVTKKHQKQPRKENTNKERRDGAAPRSGPIGEIKVIHGGFAGGGESSHARKAHLRKLRTEEYLEVNTIDRPSKIQKKEEIPIIFSEEDLKGIQIPHDDPLVITIVIANYLTRRVLIDSGSSADILYLHAYDQLKVERERLRPMASPLVGFAGTPVYPAGQIALPITMGEEKSQITRMIDS from the exons ATGGAGGAGGGCGAATCCAGTGAAAAGGAAAGCCAAAACCAAAGAAAGCATGGCAGACCACCCCTAGAGAAATCGTCTCTCGAGCAGGAGATGATGCTCAAGATGCAAAACCAAATCGAAGGATTGATGAAGCATGTCAAAGCACAAACCCCTGCCACGGTAGAGGAGTTGGTACAAAACACGGATTCACCTTTCACACCTGAAGTTATGGGGTGCCCTCTCCCAAGAAAGTTTAAAATGCCCCAGTTAGAAACGTTCAATGGTTCCACGGACCCGTTGGATCATCTTGAGACATATAAATCCTTGATGCACCTACAAGCAGTGCCAGACGAGGTAATGTGTCGGGCATTCCCGGTCACCCTCAAGGGGAGTGCCCGAGCATGGTTCAACAAGCTCCCACCAGGAAGTATACGTAGCTTCAAAGAGCTTAGTACAAGCTTTGTAAGTTACTTTATTGCTGGTCAACGCTACGGCAAACCAGCAACGCATCTCCTGACGGTAAAACAGGGAAGATGGGAATCATTAAGAGAATACACCACAAGGTTTAATAAAGAGGTGGTCCAAATAGAGGAAGCCGACGATAATGTGAGCATAACTGCATATATTGCTGGGTTGTATTCAGGGCAATTCCTATATCTTGTGTCTCAAGAGCCACCAAAGACCATGGCAGAGCTCATGCTCAGAGCTCAGAAGCACATGAACGTAGAAGAGGCTATCTATGCAAGGCGTACAC ACAAAAGAAGGAGAGAAGCTGTCCGCAAGATAGGGGGAGAACCTAGGAATAAAAAGGTGGATTCAAGATTATCTCCAAAGAGAGGATTGGCTAGAGGGCCTCCCCAAGGAAAATACAAACAGTTTACCCCGCTCATAGCCACGGTAGAGCAAATCCTCAACAATCTGCAAGACGATCCAAACCTCAAGTGGCCAGGAAAGCTGAGATCCGATCCTAGCAGGAGAGCTAAGGATAAATACTGTAGGTTTCACAGAGACCACAGACATAATACAGATGATTGCATTGACTTGAAGCAACAGATCGGGGATCTAATTCAAAGAGGGAGACTTCAGCGTTTCGTAACAAAGAAACACCAGAAGCAACCCAGAAAGGAAAACACAAACAAAGAGCGAAGGGACGGTGCTGCACCCCGGTCCGGCCCCATTGGAGAGATCAAGGTCATCCATGGGGGATTTGCCGGAGGTGGAGAGTCTAGCCATGCAAGAAAAGCCCACCTAAGAAAATTGCGAACGGAGGAATATTTGGAGGTCAACACAATTGACCGCCCAAGCAAGATCCAGAAAAAAGAGGAGATACCCATAATTTTCTCCGAAGAAGATCTCAAAGGGATCCAAATCCCCCATGATGACCCTCTGGTCATAACCATTGTCATAGCAAACTACCTCACACGAAGAGTATTGATAGACAGCGGAAGTTCAGCCGATATACTCTACCTTCATGCATATGACCAGTTAAAGGTCGAACGAGAAAGGCTAAGGCCTATGGCGTCACCACTAGTTGGATTTGCAGGTACGCCTGTTTACCCAGCTGGTCAAATAGCACTACCAATTACTATGGGAGAGGAGAAAAGTCAAATTACGCGTATGATTGATTCATAG